A single region of the Hyphomicrobiales bacterium genome encodes:
- a CDS encoding Chitooligosaccharide deacetylase — protein sequence MKPTDIIRGLARKAGRHLNTQPLAMRNQQPLVSFTFDDIPDSAARQGAALLDAHGIKGTFYVAAGLLGTRDAFWNLATPDDIRRLNATGHEIGCHTRDHLKVDELSAAELAAQCDANHAALNAICGPIDLPSFAYPFGRQSLPRKLDLQRRFTSCRSVYEGVNSGRIDRAMLRVTELYDRTLTREKLARTLDTAAAKNGWIIFYTHDVTDAPSWIGASPRLMGEVIKAVAARGFACVTVKEALARIGLPQA from the coding sequence ATGAAGCCGACCGACATCATACGCGGCCTTGCCCGCAAGGCTGGCCGCCATCTCAACACGCAGCCCCTGGCGATGCGCAACCAGCAGCCGCTGGTCAGCTTCACCTTCGACGACATCCCCGATTCAGCCGCTCGGCAGGGCGCGGCCCTTCTCGACGCCCATGGCATCAAGGGCACCTTCTACGTCGCCGCCGGCCTTCTTGGCACCCGTGACGCGTTCTGGAATTTGGCGACGCCAGACGACATCCGCCGCCTCAACGCAACCGGGCACGAAATCGGTTGCCATACCCGCGATCATCTCAAGGTCGACGAGCTGAGCGCGGCGGAGCTCGCCGCGCAATGCGACGCCAATCACGCAGCCCTGAACGCCATTTGCGGCCCGATCGACCTGCCGAGTTTCGCCTATCCCTTCGGGCGGCAGTCACTGCCTCGGAAGCTCGATCTGCAGCGCCGCTTCACGAGTTGCCGCAGCGTCTATGAAGGCGTGAATTCCGGCCGGATCGACCGCGCGATGCTTCGGGTGACCGAGCTCTACGACCGGACGCTCACCAGGGAAAAACTGGCGCGAACCCTTGATACCGCCGCGGCGAAAAACGGCTGGATCATCTTCTACACCCATGACGTCACGGATGCCCCGAGCTGGATCGGCGCCTCGCCCCGACTCATGGGCGAGGTTATCAAGGCCGTTGCAGCCCGCGGCTTTGCCTGTGTGACGGTGAAGGAAGCCCTCGCGCGGATCGGCCTTCCCCAGGCCTGA
- a CDS encoding Glycosyltransferase involved in cell wall biosynthesis — protein MDQKTAQISIGIIIGGFAGGGAQRDAVLLSNALARLGAKITVIVLRSEGPLHALLDETITVIALAPRLRLSIQRLRQAFLHARLDVVLSSEASLNIACVLAARSLARRHRPALILREVGVPSVGIKRDPYMQNRLAYRMARFYRQADHVITLTEGARRDLIDLFGVPEAMISVLRTKPIITPDVATSLTACASMPARDAGRIVTMGRLSAEKGHRDLIHAMAFMPRDVNWQLFIVGEGRERPQLERLAARLGLGDRITFAGYARDPFAWFQRAELAVSSSLYEGFGNSLVEALACGTPVVATDCPYGPREILDNGRFGRLVPTREPRDLAAAIAGELGRPVDRDALRERGLQHMTDRSAEEFLGIAEPIGASVRRIRLTAA, from the coding sequence ATGGACCAGAAAACAGCTCAGATATCGATCGGCATCATCATTGGCGGCTTCGCTGGCGGTGGTGCGCAACGGGACGCTGTGCTTCTATCGAATGCGCTGGCGCGACTGGGCGCGAAAATTACCGTCATCGTCTTGCGAAGCGAAGGGCCGCTTCATGCGCTTCTTGACGAGACTATCACCGTCATCGCCCTGGCCCCGCGCTTGCGGCTGTCGATTCAGCGGCTGCGGCAAGCCTTCCTCCATGCCCGCCTCGATGTGGTACTGAGTTCTGAAGCGAGCCTGAACATCGCCTGCGTGTTGGCTGCCCGCTCCCTTGCACGCCGGCACCGCCCCGCCCTCATCCTGCGTGAGGTCGGCGTCCCATCGGTCGGCATCAAGCGCGATCCCTATATGCAGAACAGGCTCGCCTACCGGATGGCGCGCTTCTACCGTCAGGCCGACCATGTCATTACGCTGACCGAAGGCGCGCGCCGGGATCTGATCGATCTGTTCGGTGTCCCGGAAGCCATGATCTCCGTGCTTCGCACAAAACCGATCATCACACCGGATGTCGCGACGTCCCTCACCGCCTGCGCATCGATGCCCGCACGCGATGCCGGCCGCATCGTGACCATGGGGCGCCTTTCCGCGGAGAAGGGCCATCGCGATTTGATCCACGCCATGGCCTTCATGCCGCGAGACGTCAACTGGCAGCTGTTCATCGTCGGCGAAGGGCGGGAGCGGCCCCAGTTGGAGCGGCTTGCGGCTCGCCTCGGCCTCGGTGATCGCATCACCTTTGCCGGCTACGCGCGTGATCCATTCGCCTGGTTCCAGCGCGCGGAGCTCGCTGTATCGAGCTCACTCTACGAGGGTTTCGGCAATTCGCTGGTCGAGGCGCTGGCCTGCGGCACGCCGGTCGTTGCGACCGACTGCCCCTATGGCCCCCGGGAAATCCTGGACAACGGCCGCTTCGGAAGGCTGGTGCCCACCCGTGAACCGCGCGACCTGGCGGCCGCCATCGCGGGCGAACTGGGACGGCCGGTCGATCGCGATGCATTGCGGGAGCGCGGGCTCCAGCACATGACGGATCGTTCCGCAGAGGAGTTCTTGGGGATCGCCGAGCCAATCGGAGCATCCGTCAGACGCATCCGCCTCACCGCGGCGTAA
- a CDS encoding hypothetical protein (Evidence 5 : Unknown function): MAFLAIAYRDRCVFSLPHARTILFAALPALSMGRERAAYHPHKNACRGVLSLSRRWEKCFISLLAAGFAAE, encoded by the coding sequence ATGGCGTTCTTGGCGATTGCTTATCGCGATCGCTGCGTTTTCTCCTTGCCGCACGCCAGAACCATTCTTTTCGCGGCCCTGCCTGCGTTGAGCATGGGCCGCGAGCGCGCGGCCTATCACCCGCACAAGAATGCGTGCCGCGGTGTGTTATCGTTGTCCCGGAGATGGGAAAAATGCTTTATATCCCTGTTGGCTGCGGGATTCGCGGCGGAATAG
- a CDS encoding CelD/BcsL family acetyltransferase involved in cellulose biosynthesis gives MSISRLHHASFLIEIHAGEQLAEIGWPSVTDNTLFDFHAFQAREFLELWIDTIGAARGSQGLLVTISDGEGAICRFAFAREARWGARILRFMDGGVADYGAPVIRRGYRFEADAFRSLWRAVLGALPRVDAVDLRKIAPTVLGTPNPLVHLGVHASDDRGSFIAPGQDLDAYIKDPARLGQARQAASKLVKLRRQSAVAIDFDPPCAALPAILDFTFRHKSAQYIETIGLDVTDLPGQRAFFTGLAGRPQAKPLRTVAAASIDGQLAATHLGYRRGNHLYYILPSLDRARFGKTSIGSALLLEVLRHLGGSGDAVVDLGCGTERWKHAWTTGSFPLSTLLSPRTAVGLAYCAAFQLRERLHRRASAGRKSKNEEAGRR, from the coding sequence TTGTCGATTTCCCGCCTTCACCATGCGTCATTCCTGATCGAGATTCACGCTGGCGAGCAACTCGCGGAGATCGGCTGGCCATCGGTTACCGATAACACGCTCTTTGATTTTCATGCCTTTCAGGCGCGTGAATTTCTTGAACTGTGGATCGATACCATTGGCGCCGCACGGGGCTCGCAGGGGTTACTGGTCACCATCAGCGATGGTGAGGGCGCGATTTGCCGTTTTGCCTTCGCGCGAGAAGCGCGCTGGGGGGCCCGGATCCTGCGCTTCATGGACGGGGGTGTCGCCGACTACGGCGCCCCGGTGATCCGTCGCGGCTATCGTTTCGAGGCCGATGCCTTCCGCAGCTTGTGGCGCGCTGTCCTCGGCGCCTTGCCGCGCGTCGATGCGGTGGATCTTCGCAAGATTGCGCCCACAGTTCTGGGGACGCCGAACCCACTGGTCCATCTTGGAGTTCACGCCAGCGACGATCGCGGGTCCTTCATCGCGCCGGGACAGGATCTCGACGCCTATATCAAGGATCCCGCCCGCCTCGGACAGGCGCGCCAGGCCGCCAGCAAACTCGTGAAGCTGCGGCGCCAGAGCGCGGTGGCGATCGATTTCGACCCGCCCTGCGCCGCGCTGCCGGCCATCCTCGATTTCACCTTCCGCCACAAGAGCGCGCAATACATCGAGACCATCGGCCTCGATGTTACGGATCTACCCGGCCAGCGGGCGTTTTTCACGGGGCTGGCCGGGCGGCCGCAGGCAAAGCCTCTGCGGACCGTCGCGGCCGCCTCGATCGATGGGCAACTCGCGGCGACGCATCTCGGCTACCGCCGCGGCAATCACCTCTACTACATCCTGCCGAGCCTTGATCGAGCCCGCTTCGGCAAGACGTCCATAGGCTCCGCGCTTCTTCTGGAGGTGCTGCGGCATCTCGGCGGCTCCGGCGATGCCGTGGTCGATCTCGGCTGCGGCACGGAGCGCTGGAAGCACGCGTGGACAACCGGCTCGTTCCCCTTGTCCACGTTGCTGTCGCCCCGGACGGCCGTGGGCCTCGCCTATTGCGCCGCGTTCCAGCTGCGCGAACGGCTGCACAGGCGCGCGTCCGCCGGCCGGAAAAGCAAGAACGAGGAGGCCGGCAGACGATGA
- a CDS encoding hypothetical protein (Evidence 5 : Unknown function): MPFQRTNPPFRSKLFGTIDSKCFHAASGGYPYPEKLARIRIIKVEVVLQQINAFGQMYNLQLKSLLILVLKLIYDYGILLLNKVTWAISFWTGFLGARWIKPAFHWMLTERELR; this comes from the coding sequence ATGCCGTTTCAAAGGACTAATCCGCCCTTTCGATCAAAACTGTTCGGAACCATCGATTCGAAATGCTTTCATGCTGCGTCGGGCGGGTATCCGTATCCGGAGAAACTTGCTCGAATTCGCATCATCAAGGTCGAGGTCGTGCTACAACAAATAAATGCATTTGGTCAAATGTATAATTTGCAGCTAAAATCGTTACTTATTTTAGTGCTGAAATTGATATACGATTACGGGATTTTGTTATTGAACAAAGTTACATGGGCGATATCTTTTTGGACGGGCTTTCTTGGTGCGAGATGGATAAAGCCCGCATTTCACTGGATGCTGACTGAAAGGGAATTGCGATGA
- a CDS encoding hypothetical protein (Evidence 5 : Unknown function): MRRRNEDAARLRFLRCDGLAGQLAGSGGRGGHIRRANRGHPSRWEPSLSPDDNLRSFLGEGRSFLAAHALGCVPAEENGLRSICCIG; this comes from the coding sequence GTGCGGCGACGGAACGAAGATGCCGCCCGGCTGCGTTTCCTCCGTTGCGACGGACTAGCGGGGCAACTCGCCGGCTCCGGCGGGCGGGGCGGACACATAAGGCGCGCGAACCGCGGCCACCCCTCACGGTGGGAGCCAAGCCTCAGCCCTGACGACAATTTGCGATCCTTTCTTGGGGAAGGCAGGTCCTTTTTAGCGGCGCACGCTTTAGGGTGCGTGCCAGCTGAAGAGAATGGATTGCGATCGATATGCTGCATCGGGTGA
- a CDS encoding conserved hypothetical protein (Evidence 4 : Unknown function but conserved in other organisms) yields the protein MASNVHNRGEYQEGTIIRLPLDTCSEFIKLLQDGGRCPATLAMLRGAAFFADYDFAIEALLADNLQLIRDRLDNAACGIVGIDVPQGIVADPTADALMGSVVASAVVSAFMMPLVDPRNGTPFTVYTASQDNEAALQKAGVKFYAPTEKLGFHTDGILKNSTVYVPRYIGIYNIVIAYNKPGCFYWVPFAAWSRFDEWAGVLGWNRTYRFEATPIVYAGALARAEEAGARIIEAPVFWRDAGGERRAVFMNGDLLGPVDGDGDFDSRLVQRMRQSIACDARRIALPQRQRRLFLMNNTAGFHARDLFDAPIPGARYTRSFLRSVASDGPQITA from the coding sequence TTGGCGAGCAATGTTCACAATAGAGGGGAATATCAGGAAGGGACGATTATTCGCCTGCCCCTGGATACATGCAGCGAATTTATCAAGTTACTGCAAGATGGAGGGCGGTGCCCTGCAACCCTGGCCATGCTGCGGGGCGCCGCTTTCTTCGCCGATTATGACTTCGCGATCGAGGCGTTATTGGCTGATAACCTTCAGCTTATTCGTGATCGACTTGACAATGCCGCGTGCGGAATTGTTGGAATCGATGTGCCCCAGGGGATCGTCGCGGATCCAACCGCCGACGCCTTGATGGGGAGTGTCGTAGCATCCGCCGTCGTTTCAGCGTTCATGATGCCCTTGGTCGACCCGCGCAACGGCACGCCTTTCACGGTCTATACAGCCTCGCAAGACAACGAGGCGGCCCTGCAGAAAGCCGGGGTCAAGTTTTACGCGCCGACGGAGAAGTTAGGATTCCATACGGACGGAATTTTGAAGAATTCCACCGTTTATGTGCCGCGCTATATCGGGATTTACAACATCGTCATAGCCTATAACAAGCCGGGTTGCTTCTATTGGGTTCCATTCGCGGCCTGGTCGCGATTTGATGAATGGGCCGGCGTGCTGGGTTGGAACAGGACTTATCGCTTCGAGGCGACGCCGATCGTTTATGCGGGCGCGCTGGCGCGTGCCGAAGAAGCCGGAGCGCGCATCATCGAAGCGCCTGTGTTCTGGCGGGATGCCGGCGGCGAGCGGCGTGCGGTGTTCATGAACGGGGATCTTCTGGGGCCCGTGGATGGAGATGGCGATTTCGACAGCCGCCTCGTGCAGCGCATGAGGCAATCCATCGCGTGTGATGCCCGCCGCATCGCGCTGCCGCAGCGGCAGCGCCGCCTTTTTCTCATGAACAATACAGCGGGTTTCCACGCGAGGGACCTGTTTGATGCGCCTATCCCCGGTGCGCGCTACACGCGCTCCTTCTTACGCAGCGTTGCATCGGACGGGCCGCAGATCACCGCATGA
- a CDS encoding Methyltransferase family protein gives MSLATTETAVYQNKFRRRRLERFIGLVDEVLKTKRSCRVLDVGGGVAYWKGLEDLWSDRPLHITLINLTAEQVPDGRFLSLAGDACSMPDFDNNAFDIVHSNSVLEHVGSFANKRRMADEIQRLAPRHFVQTPNFWFPIEPHFRTPAIHWLPEPLRVAAVMRRKLGFYPKAETRDQAYEILGDASLLDVRDMQSLFPNSAIEREKFYGFTKSLVAVRG, from the coding sequence ATGTCGCTCGCCACCACAGAAACCGCCGTTTACCAGAACAAGTTCCGCCGCCGCCGCCTGGAGCGTTTTATCGGCTTGGTCGATGAAGTGCTCAAGACCAAGCGCAGCTGCCGTGTGCTCGATGTCGGCGGTGGCGTCGCCTACTGGAAGGGGCTCGAGGATCTGTGGAGCGACCGCCCTCTCCATATCACGCTGATCAACCTGACTGCGGAGCAGGTGCCGGATGGCCGCTTCCTGAGCCTTGCCGGTGACGCCTGCAGCATGCCGGATTTCGACAACAATGCCTTCGACATCGTCCACTCCAACTCGGTGCTGGAACATGTCGGCAGCTTTGCCAACAAGCGCCGCATGGCCGACGAGATTCAACGCCTGGCGCCGCGGCATTTCGTGCAGACGCCGAACTTCTGGTTCCCGATTGAGCCGCATTTCCGCACGCCGGCCATTCATTGGCTGCCCGAGCCGCTCCGCGTCGCCGCTGTGATGCGCCGGAAGCTTGGCTTTTATCCGAAGGCCGAGACGCGTGACCAGGCCTACGAAATTCTGGGCGACGCAAGCCTGCTGGATGTTCGCGACATGCAGTCGCTGTTCCCGAACTCGGCGATCGAACGGGAGAAGTTCTACGGGTTCACAAAGTCCCTGGTCGCGGTTCGCGGTTGA
- a CDS encoding conserved exported hypothetical protein (Evidence 4 : Unknown function but conserved in other organisms), which yields MKKPLVMLVALKLGLGLAASPVLADEAYDRCMKQANATTMTFSACGGDWLKREDSKLNAAWKRVFAQADGQTKSDLLDEQRAWIAFKDKACGFYANGDWGTEGRAIQYPMCQAGIIAARTRDIDAIGKFLAPK from the coding sequence ATGAAAAAGCCTCTTGTGATGCTGGTTGCATTGAAGCTTGGTCTCGGCCTGGCTGCTTCGCCGGTCTTGGCGGACGAAGCCTATGATCGCTGCATGAAGCAAGCGAACGCGACCACAATGACGTTCAGTGCCTGTGGCGGTGATTGGCTGAAGCGCGAGGACAGCAAGCTCAACGCAGCATGGAAGCGCGTCTTCGCGCAGGCTGACGGCCAGACCAAGTCAGATCTGCTTGACGAGCAGCGTGCCTGGATCGCGTTCAAGGACAAGGCTTGCGGCTTCTATGCGAATGGCGATTGGGGAACGGAAGGCCGCGCCATCCAGTACCCCATGTGTCAGGCAGGCATCATCGCGGCGCGCACGCGTGATATCGACGCGATTGGCAAGTTCCTGGCGCCGAAGTAG
- a CDS encoding MFS transporter, whose translation MIDDPDMQSQDNARSRSGTANRDVDWAFNCYVLFSFFVMYLVGTALIVVSWVATEHGSIALVGQLYFTGGFVSIALSAIGGVLVDRRSRRSMILRSQGLRVIAACTLLAGLQREAWLTFGLFSFTILNAAGPAISVGAMGGAFQSFFPSDRRMNVVLRLSIVGQAGFIFGSGAAGTILHIWGETACATVFLLISIGIVFLGEYFTRGMSLPIDKDKTHFLKEWRDGFNYIFDSPQIILPIVGVSLIFSVAQMTNTIVPGFVRDTLHAGSNVFGLLEAAWSAGGGFILLMSATLQRRDWKSGLEFLLLALLGAAMIGFALSQWITLSVILYAAMGGLFCLSRALCNGRLLTLTDPAHIGRTQALSSMLTSTMGMAMYMLPTLVRIDDISLYYQVWGVAIIILGLVFAVLSWRLSSRALRRPGTVHRARQGCGSPTMRGRQSG comes from the coding sequence ATGATTGACGACCCGGACATGCAATCTCAGGACAACGCCCGTTCGCGTAGCGGCACAGCCAACCGCGACGTCGATTGGGCTTTCAACTGCTACGTTCTATTTTCATTCTTCGTGATGTATCTCGTTGGTACAGCGCTGATCGTCGTCTCCTGGGTGGCGACGGAGCATGGGTCCATTGCCCTTGTCGGGCAGCTTTATTTCACCGGCGGCTTTGTCAGTATTGCTCTCTCCGCCATCGGCGGCGTGCTCGTCGATCGCCGCAGCCGCCGCAGCATGATCCTGCGCAGCCAAGGCCTGCGCGTCATTGCCGCCTGCACCCTGCTCGCCGGCCTTCAGCGCGAGGCCTGGCTGACTTTCGGCCTCTTCAGCTTCACCATTCTCAACGCGGCAGGCCCGGCGATCAGTGTCGGCGCCATGGGCGGCGCCTTTCAGTCCTTCTTCCCGTCCGACAGGCGCATGAACGTCGTACTGCGCCTGTCCATCGTGGGACAGGCGGGTTTTATTTTCGGCTCGGGCGCGGCGGGTACCATACTGCACATTTGGGGGGAGACTGCCTGCGCTACAGTATTTCTTCTTATATCAATCGGCATTGTTTTCCTTGGGGAATACTTTACGCGAGGCATGTCACTTCCCATCGACAAAGACAAGACACATTTTCTTAAAGAATGGCGTGATGGATTTAATTATATATTTGATTCTCCCCAAATCATCCTGCCGATAGTCGGGGTTTCCCTTATTTTCTCTGTTGCACAAATGACCAATACGATTGTTCCCGGCTTCGTGCGCGACACGCTTCACGCCGGCAGCAATGTCTTCGGCCTCCTGGAAGCCGCCTGGTCCGCTGGCGGCGGGTTTATCCTGCTGATGTCGGCGACCCTGCAGCGCCGCGACTGGAAGAGCGGGCTCGAATTCCTCCTTCTAGCCCTTCTTGGCGCGGCAATGATCGGCTTTGCGCTGTCACAATGGATAACCCTCTCGGTCATCCTCTATGCGGCGATGGGCGGCCTGTTCTGCCTGTCCCGGGCCCTGTGCAACGGCCGGCTACTGACATTGACCGATCCGGCGCACATCGGCCGCACACAGGCCCTGAGCTCGATGCTGACAAGCACCATGGGCATGGCCATGTACATGCTCCCCACTTTGGTGAGGATCGACGACATCAGTCTCTACTACCAGGTATGGGGCGTCGCCATCATCATACTCGGCCTTGTCTTTGCCGTGCTGTCGTGGCGCCTGTCGTCCCGCGCGCTACGCCGCCCCGGCACCGTGCACAGAGCACGACAGGGGTGCGGAAGCCCCACCATGCGTGGCCGCCAGAGCGGCTGA
- a CDS encoding Undecaprenyl-phosphate glucose phosphotransferase: MSKSDIISTQAVFSSEGTTFSRNVFSAAAFAGDIAVIVGASWLTGVVYHWIAYGDAGPLALFLNAGLATAVLFVAFGMLSGAYNHTRYLSFRSHFTSVMRLWTLAFLSVVLLLFVLKTSENYSRGAFLLLYAVCPLALLGGRYLMVALVSAANNRGLIAGQRLYVVGGQSDIAAFLKRYRPAEFGVKVVGTAIIGPRPGGDTVQDTPANLRYAVESARRLNSDSVFIALPWSDLATIDETVKAFSKIPAEIHLSPERILERFEDVSLVQRGPLSSLQLARPPLAPYEVILKRSFDIVVASLALIMLLPLMLLVAVLVRLDSKGPALFVQRRFGFNQKEFRIYKFRTMTTQDDGDVVRQATRNDPRVTRIGRLLRRWNLDELPQLINVLQGHMSIVGPRPHALAHDREYEAKIGSYARRHNMKPGITGWAQVNGHRGQTDTDSKMEKRVEFDLYYIDNWSLWLDIKIMAMTVLHPHSYRNAF; the protein is encoded by the coding sequence ATGTCCAAGTCAGACATTATTTCGACGCAGGCTGTCTTTTCCAGCGAAGGCACGACCTTCTCGCGGAACGTGTTTTCCGCGGCTGCCTTCGCGGGAGACATCGCCGTCATTGTCGGCGCGTCCTGGCTGACGGGTGTCGTCTACCATTGGATCGCCTATGGCGATGCTGGCCCGCTGGCGCTCTTTCTCAATGCGGGCCTTGCAACAGCCGTCCTTTTCGTCGCCTTCGGCATGCTCTCGGGCGCCTATAATCACACGCGCTATCTTTCGTTCCGCTCGCATTTCACAAGTGTGATGCGCTTGTGGACGCTGGCTTTTCTGTCCGTCGTGCTGCTCCTTTTCGTGCTCAAGACCTCGGAAAACTACTCCCGGGGCGCCTTTCTCCTGCTCTACGCCGTTTGCCCGCTCGCTCTCCTCGGTGGCCGTTATCTCATGGTCGCCCTGGTCTCCGCCGCCAACAACCGGGGGCTGATCGCCGGTCAGCGTCTCTATGTGGTTGGCGGTCAGAGTGATATCGCGGCTTTCCTCAAGCGTTACCGGCCGGCTGAATTCGGCGTGAAGGTGGTCGGCACCGCCATCATCGGGCCGCGCCCGGGCGGGGACACCGTGCAGGACACGCCCGCTAACCTGCGATATGCGGTTGAAAGCGCGCGGCGCCTGAACTCCGACTCGGTGTTCATCGCACTGCCCTGGTCGGATCTGGCGACCATCGATGAGACGGTCAAGGCGTTCTCCAAGATACCGGCCGAAATCCACCTCAGCCCGGAACGGATTCTCGAGCGCTTCGAGGATGTGAGCCTAGTGCAACGCGGTCCGCTGTCCAGCCTTCAGCTGGCCCGCCCGCCGCTGGCGCCTTATGAGGTCATTCTCAAGCGTAGCTTCGATATCGTCGTCGCAAGCCTTGCTCTCATCATGCTGCTCCCGCTGATGCTGCTCGTCGCGGTGCTCGTGCGGCTGGATTCCAAGGGGCCGGCCCTGTTCGTCCAGCGGCGCTTCGGTTTCAACCAGAAGGAGTTCCGCATCTACAAGTTCCGTACGATGACGACCCAGGACGACGGCGACGTGGTCCGCCAGGCGACCCGCAACGATCCGCGCGTGACGCGCATCGGCCGTCTCCTGCGCCGCTGGAATCTCGACGAACTGCCTCAGCTGATCAATGTCCTGCAGGGACATATGTCGATCGTCGGGCCGCGTCCGCATGCGCTGGCTCACGATCGGGAATACGAGGCGAAGATCGGATCCTACGCGCGGCGCCACAACATGAAGCCCGGAATCACCGGCTGGGCGCAGGTGAACGGCCATCGCGGCCAGACCGATACCGACTCAAAGATGGAAAAGCGGGTCGAGTTCGATCTCTACTACATCGACAACTGGTCCCTGTGGCTCGACATCAAGATCATGGCGATGACGGTGCTCCACCCCCATTCCTATCGAAACGCCTTCTGA
- a CDS encoding Iron-responsive regulator Irr, producing the protein MSDHLRLSTARGVPVHSELAALLDSPMAPVKTGCGFHDVREILRAAGLRPTRQRLMLGWLLFSKGHRHVTAELLYTEATRAKAAVSLATVYNTLHQFTEAGLLRQLAVDGTKSYFDTNVSVHHHYFIEDDQILVDIPHGVISASALAGPPPEAPDGMELVGVELIVRVRRKDRKAMPRHTGEA; encoded by the coding sequence ATGTCAGATCATCTACGCCTTTCCACCGCGCGCGGCGTTCCCGTGCATTCCGAATTGGCCGCGCTGCTCGATAGCCCCATGGCGCCGGTGAAAACCGGTTGTGGCTTCCACGACGTGCGGGAGATTCTCCGCGCGGCTGGCCTCCGGCCGACACGCCAACGCCTTATGCTTGGCTGGCTCCTGTTTTCGAAGGGGCATCGCCACGTGACGGCGGAGCTTCTCTACACAGAAGCAACGCGCGCAAAGGCGGCCGTGTCGCTTGCCACGGTCTACAATACGCTTCACCAGTTCACGGAAGCGGGCCTTCTGCGGCAGTTGGCCGTCGATGGAACGAAAAGCTATTTCGATACGAACGTCTCGGTGCACCACCATTATTTCATCGAAGACGACCAGATCTTGGTCGATATCCCGCACGGGGTGATTTCGGCCAGCGCTCTCGCGGGGCCGCCGCCGGAGGCGCCGGACGGTATGGAACTCGTCGGCGTTGAGCTGATCGTGCGGGTCCGCCGCAAGGACCGCAAGGCCATGCCACGACACACCGGCGAAGCCTGA
- a CDS encoding PAP2 superfamily protein — MLHRVTGLGDVGILLPVGVVITLFCWLGGHRRLALQWCILLIAGMGLTGAAKLAFHVCGDVLTGDRIRSPSGHVALSIIVYGGLAISLSGGRSRLTKALFAVGGVLLVFLIAWSRVRLGYHTRSEVLAGFLLGGVCLAAFAATYRQERLSIVSFVLVAVVLAALAYLLRQFSLTPEHHVQDLAEQIQQWLDVCR; from the coding sequence ATGCTGCATCGGGTGACGGGGTTGGGCGATGTGGGTATCCTGTTGCCGGTCGGCGTGGTCATCACCTTGTTCTGCTGGTTGGGTGGCCATCGCCGCCTGGCACTCCAGTGGTGCATTCTCCTGATTGCCGGCATGGGGCTGACGGGTGCTGCCAAGCTGGCCTTTCACGTCTGCGGCGACGTGCTGACCGGTGATCGCATTCGCAGCCCAAGCGGGCATGTGGCACTCAGCATCATCGTCTATGGCGGGCTGGCGATCAGCCTGTCCGGCGGCCGTTCGCGCCTCACCAAGGCATTATTCGCCGTGGGAGGCGTGCTGCTCGTTTTCCTGATCGCGTGGAGCCGGGTGCGGCTCGGCTACCACACGCGCTCGGAGGTCCTCGCCGGCTTTCTGCTGGGCGGGGTCTGTCTTGCGGCGTTCGCCGCCACGTATCGCCAGGAACGGCTCTCGATCGTCAGCTTCGTTCTGGTGGCCGTTGTTCTGGCGGCGCTGGCCTATCTGCTACGCCAGTTTTCCCTGACACCCGAGCATCATGTGCAGGACCTGGCCGAGCAGATCCAGCAATGGCTCGACGTATGCCGGTGA